A region of Solanum dulcamara chromosome 7, daSolDulc1.2, whole genome shotgun sequence DNA encodes the following proteins:
- the LOC129896649 gene encoding uncharacterized protein LOC129896649: MRTMCPNLDREDGLETVLEVPIPEEMFAHRTRQNMKYHKDDKSAASVFGSRDAEIQLLLGVVGAPLIPHPIRFQHSLNTKINDHPIEASMAKYIVQQYIAAAGGEGALNSIDSMYAMGKIMMLASEFTAGDGMGLNKGNMMKIKSVKNGSGEMGGFVLWQKRPDLWSIELVVSGCKISAGSDGKVAWRQTPWHHSHASRGPARPLRRSLQGLDPKSVANLFSTSICIGEKTVNEEDCFVLKLEAEPSTLKERSSSKVEVMRHTVWGYFSQRTGLLFQLEDTHLLRIKAPGNDVFWETTMESLILDYRTIDGVNIAHAGRTSVSLFRFGENTEGHTRTRMEEVWTIEEVDFNIKGLSADCFLPPSDLMKEDEVGHDVNKKSRLGLKTPKIRSSRRGVSKIMSIDEEDLEDYEADEES, from the exons ATGAGGACAATGTGCCCAAACTTGGATAGAGAAGATGGGCTGGAAACAGTGCTGGAAGTGCCCATCCCAGAAGAAATGTTTGCTCATAGGACACGACAGAACATGAAATATCACAAGGACGACAAGTCAGCTGCTTCCGTATTTGGTAGCCGAGATGCTGAAATTCAACTTTTGCTTGGCGTCGTTGGTGCTCCCTTAATCCCTCATCCTATCCGCTTTCAACACTCTCTCAACACTAAGATCAATGATCATCCCATC GAGGCTTCGATGGCGAAATATATAGTACAACAGTACATAGCGGCAGCAGGGGGAGAAGGTGCTCTGAATTCCATTGATAGTATGTACGCAATGGGAAAGATAATGATGCTGGCGTCTGAGTTTACTGCGGGAGATGGTATGGGTTTGAACAAAGGCAATATGATGAAGATCAAGAGTGTGAAAAATGGGAGTGGAGAAATGGGAGGATTCGTGTTGTGGCAGAAGAGACCTGACCTGTGGAGCATAGAGTTGGTAGTTTCAGGGTGTAAAATAAGTGCTGGAAGTGATGGTAAGGTGGCTTGGAGACAAACTCCATGGCATCATTCCCATGCTTCTCGTGGTCCTGCAAGGCCTCTTCGTCGTTCCTTACAG GGTCTTGATCCCAAATCCGTTGCTAATTTATTCTCCACGTCCATTTGTATTGGAGAGAAGACAGTGAATGAAGAAGACTGCTTCGTACTAAAGCTTGAAGCAGAGCCCTCAACTCTGAAAGAAAGAAGCAGCAGCAAAGTTGAGGTAATGAGGCACACTGTGTGGGGCTACTTCAGCCAAAGAACAGGCCTCTTATTCCAGCTTGAAGACACTCATCTTTTAAGAATTAAAGCTCCGGGAAATGATGTATTTTGGGAAACAACAATGGAGTCATTAATCCTCGATTATCGAACGATAGATGGTGTTAATATTGCACATGCTGGCAGGACCTCTGTTTCTTTGTTCAGGTTTGGTGAGAACACTGAAGGACACACTAGGACAAGGATGGAAGAAGTTTGGACTATTGAAGAAGTCGATTTTAACATAAAGGGACTCTCCGCTGACTGTTTCTTACCGCCTAGTGACTTGATGAAAGAAGATGAAGTGGGACACGATGTAAACAAGAAGTCAAGGTTGGGATTAAAGACTCCTAAAATAAGAAGTTCTAGGAGAGGTGTATCTAAAATAATGTCTATTGATGAAGAAGATCTTGAAGACTATGAAGCAGATGAAGAATCTTGA